The Lonsdalea populi genome window below encodes:
- a CDS encoding DUF3772 domain-containing protein codes for MPTLFSVMMRVFLWAILVLPLGYGVAAETASQSAQENGESNVNVDAELVQLQKQLDSIKQQVSGVNSDSKFGDLNDQTQQLISKADELSAIVTPLRSQMQSQLNVLGPEPESGSALNETNEVTRKRNSLNQKKVNLDAQLVQIQALHASTANLSAQIVNLRRNALKTQLALDSGSLFGTRFWSPVVNPQPEDVSRFSSFSQQVASAFTGAWSADWRWGSALLLLIALALVAVGGKYLEKYLAWLGIHKLPEGRLRRSFLATATVMSTVLTIGIAANLVDYTFTRHGIASERIASFMDTLVRLTVFCAMIAGLGRAFLSNQRPSWRLPAISNPVAKAMTPFPVIAALIILIFGIVEQVTITMGTTVAVTIVVNGLATLFLALTTGMVALRSNQIRRQMVATGEQPEARSTLSGIIHLAVLLTTFAVLVSLVTGYISLARFLIYELVWIAIVFSCLYLFSTLVSDMCESVFSPNNLSGQRIKSSLNLDDRHLSQATALLSAAGKVFLILMAAVALLNGTFGTTTPLELMQKALDIWGGKGLENLRIVPARLVDALIFLAIALYAMRSSRRWLENDFLPKTTLDRGIRASMVTMFSNVGYIIIILLTLATLGIQWNKLAWIVSALSVGIGFGLQEIVKNFISGVILLTERPVKVGDLVNISGVEGDIRRINVRATEIQLSDLSTVIVPNSQFISQNVRNITMGNAFGVATLALSFPLDTDPHEARTILLDSYTEHEGILTSPAPSVTFSQLSANGMVLSVTGYVSSPRLVASVKSDLLFEIIKRLRAASIPLAVPQRMVLENAQNTSTVVPPLLGDNASRS; via the coding sequence ATGCCGACTTTATTTTCCGTAATGATGCGTGTTTTTTTGTGGGCGATTTTGGTCTTGCCGCTGGGATATGGCGTGGCGGCAGAGACGGCATCTCAATCTGCACAGGAAAATGGAGAGTCCAACGTCAATGTCGATGCTGAATTGGTACAGCTACAAAAGCAGTTGGACAGCATCAAGCAGCAGGTGTCGGGGGTTAACAGCGACAGCAAGTTCGGCGATCTGAACGATCAAACCCAGCAGCTCATTAGCAAGGCGGACGAACTCTCGGCGATTGTGACGCCGCTTCGTTCGCAGATGCAGTCGCAGCTTAATGTGCTGGGACCAGAGCCCGAGTCAGGTTCTGCACTCAATGAAACCAATGAGGTGACGCGTAAGCGCAACAGCCTCAACCAGAAAAAAGTCAATCTGGATGCTCAGTTAGTACAGATACAGGCGCTGCATGCCAGCACAGCCAATCTCTCGGCGCAAATCGTCAACTTGCGGCGCAATGCATTAAAAACACAGCTCGCTCTCGACTCAGGCAGCCTTTTTGGTACGCGATTCTGGTCACCAGTTGTTAACCCTCAGCCGGAGGACGTAAGCCGGTTCTCTTCGTTTTCTCAGCAGGTGGCGAGTGCCTTTACCGGCGCATGGAGCGCAGACTGGCGTTGGGGGTCTGCGCTACTGCTGCTGATTGCGCTTGCGTTGGTGGCGGTTGGGGGCAAATACCTGGAGAAATATTTGGCCTGGCTGGGGATTCACAAGCTACCGGAAGGGCGGCTGCGGCGCAGCTTCCTCGCGACAGCGACCGTCATGTCCACCGTGCTGACGATAGGGATTGCCGCAAATCTGGTCGACTATACTTTTACTCGTCATGGCATCGCCTCTGAGCGCATCGCCTCTTTTATGGATACGCTGGTACGCCTGACGGTGTTCTGCGCCATGATTGCCGGTTTGGGGAGAGCTTTCCTGTCTAACCAACGGCCTTCGTGGCGGCTGCCTGCCATCTCTAATCCGGTAGCGAAGGCCATGACGCCGTTTCCGGTGATCGCCGCGTTAATTATTCTAATCTTCGGGATCGTCGAGCAGGTGACCATCACGATGGGGACCACGGTCGCTGTTACTATTGTGGTTAACGGGCTGGCGACGCTATTCCTGGCATTGACGACGGGCATGGTTGCGCTGAGAAGCAATCAGATACGTCGTCAGATGGTGGCAACCGGGGAGCAACCGGAAGCACGTTCCACGCTTTCGGGGATCATTCATCTGGCGGTTTTGCTGACGACCTTTGCCGTGCTGGTTTCGCTGGTCACCGGCTATATCTCCCTTGCGCGTTTTTTGATTTACGAGTTAGTGTGGATAGCGATCGTCTTCTCCTGCCTCTATCTATTTTCCACGCTGGTGTCCGATATGTGTGAAAGCGTGTTTTCACCGAATAACCTCAGCGGTCAGCGCATCAAAAGTTCTCTCAATCTTGATGACCGTCACCTGTCGCAGGCCACGGCACTACTCTCTGCCGCAGGTAAGGTCTTCCTGATTTTAATGGCCGCGGTCGCGCTGCTGAATGGAACGTTTGGTACTACTACGCCGCTGGAGCTGATGCAAAAAGCGCTGGACATCTGGGGTGGGAAAGGGCTGGAAAATCTGCGTATCGTTCCTGCAAGACTGGTGGACGCGCTGATTTTTCTGGCGATAGCCCTGTACGCCATGCGTTCTTCACGGCGCTGGCTGGAAAATGATTTTTTGCCGAAAACGACGCTGGATCGCGGGATACGGGCGTCGATGGTCACGATGTTCAGCAACGTCGGCTACATCATCATCATTCTGCTGACGCTGGCTACGCTCGGCATTCAGTGGAACAAGCTGGCGTGGATTGTTAGCGCGCTGTCGGTGGGTATCGGCTTCGGTCTGCAGGAAATAGTGAAAAACTTTATCTCGGGAGTGATTTTGCTGACGGAGCGTCCGGTGAAAGTGGGCGATCTGGTTAATATCAGCGGAGTTGAAGGCGATATCCGACGTATTAATGTGCGTGCGACGGAAATTCAGCTCAGCGACCTATCGACGGTCATTGTACCCAACTCGCAGTTTATCTCGCAGAACGTGCGCAATATCACGATGGGCAACGCGTTCGGCGTGGCGACGCTGGCGTTGTCTTTCCCGCTGGACACCGACCCCCATGAGGCCAGAACGATTCTGTTGGACTCCTATACCGAGCACGAAGGGATTTTGACGAGTCCCGCGCCTTCCGTCACGTTCAGTCAGTTAAGTGCCAATGGCATGGTGCTCAGCGTAACAGGATACGTCAGCAGTCCTCGTCTGGTGGCGAGTGTGAAAAGCGACCTGTTGTTCGAGATAATTAAACGGCTGCGTGCCGCGAGCATTCCGCTGGCGGTTCCTCAGCGCATGGTATTGGAAAATGCGCAGAACACATCAACCGTAGTCCCGCCTCTTTTGGGCGATAACGCGTCGCGCTCCTGA
- a CDS encoding DNA cytosine methyltransferase: MNELELIAQKLIEQNEQDQLRKREDDKLLIRKLVEIYDQKYVAEALRAVSHSDWTRETLNRWLNGKMVQKALTELEVQMLNSLMPSPPDHHPRYGFRFIDLFAGIGGIRKGFEEIGGQCVFTSEWNKDAVRTYKANWYCDPEHHIFNSDIREITLSNDQSISEKKAYKKIECEIPDHDVLLAGFPCQPFSLAGVSKKNSLGRAHGFECETQGTLFFDVARIIAAKKPAIFLLENVKNLKSHDKGKTFRVIMQTLDELGYAVADSEHMGSDDPKIIDGKNFLPQHRERIVLVGFRRELNIHKGFTLKNIHQFFPEKRLTLKELLDDRVDSKYVLTPALWKYLYNYAKKHQAKGNGFGFGLVSPRNPDSVTRTLSARYHKDGSEILIDRGWDKELGERDFDNEENQKNRPRRLTPRECARLMGFESPNGTSFRIPVSDTQAYRQFGNSVVVPVFAAVAKMLIPYINKAVELKNNKKVA; encoded by the coding sequence ATGAACGAGCTAGAGCTGATTGCACAAAAATTGATAGAGCAGAATGAGCAAGATCAGCTCAGGAAGAGAGAAGATGATAAATTATTAATCAGAAAACTTGTTGAAATTTATGATCAAAAGTATGTTGCAGAGGCACTTCGTGCTGTCAGCCACAGTGATTGGACCCGAGAAACACTTAACCGGTGGTTAAATGGAAAAATGGTACAAAAGGCACTAACAGAGTTGGAAGTACAGATGCTAAACAGCCTAATGCCTTCTCCACCAGATCACCATCCTCGTTACGGTTTTCGCTTTATCGATTTATTTGCGGGAATTGGCGGGATTAGGAAAGGATTTGAGGAAATAGGCGGGCAATGTGTGTTTACCAGTGAATGGAATAAAGATGCAGTTCGCACTTATAAGGCAAATTGGTATTGTGATCCGGAACATCACATATTCAACTCTGATATTAGAGAAATTACGTTAAGTAATGATCAATCCATTAGTGAAAAAAAAGCATACAAAAAAATCGAATGTGAAATTCCTGACCACGATGTATTGCTTGCGGGTTTTCCGTGTCAGCCATTTTCTCTAGCTGGCGTATCCAAGAAAAACTCATTGGGCCGTGCTCATGGTTTCGAATGCGAAACTCAGGGGACTTTGTTTTTTGATGTTGCTCGTATTATTGCAGCTAAAAAACCGGCCATTTTTTTACTGGAAAATGTGAAAAACCTAAAAAGTCATGATAAAGGAAAAACTTTTCGGGTGATTATGCAAACGCTGGACGAACTTGGATACGCGGTTGCTGATTCTGAACACATGGGGTCAGATGACCCTAAAATTATTGATGGTAAAAATTTCTTGCCGCAGCATCGTGAACGTATTGTTTTGGTAGGATTCCGGCGTGAACTTAATATTCATAAAGGGTTTACTCTGAAAAATATTCATCAGTTCTTTCCGGAGAAACGATTGACTCTCAAAGAGCTACTTGACGATAGAGTTGATAGCAAATATGTACTTACCCCTGCTCTCTGGAAATATTTATATAACTACGCGAAAAAGCATCAGGCAAAAGGGAATGGTTTTGGGTTTGGTCTTGTATCGCCAAGAAATCCGGATAGTGTTACCCGGACTTTGTCGGCTAGATACCATAAAGATGGTTCCGAAATACTAATTGATCGCGGATGGGATAAGGAACTAGGAGAACGAGATTTTGATAACGAAGAGAATCAGAAAAACAGACCTAGAAGGTTGACGCCTCGGGAATGTGCTCGTTTGATGGGGTTTGAGTCGCCAAACGGCACGTCTTTCCGTATCCCGGTATCTGATACTCAAGCATATCGGCAGTTTGGAAATTCGGTGGTTGTCCCAGTTTTTGCTGCCGTAGCAAAAATGTTGATACCTTATATTAACAAGGCAGTTGAGCTAAAAAATAACAAAAAGGTCGCATAA
- a CDS encoding type II restriction endonuclease encodes MSGLHEWLQEKSDNNNFFLIKRLSANDTGATGGHQVGLYIPSNVVGTLFPSINHTNELNPSVMLTAHVSSHVCPDSQARAIYYNSRYFGKTRNEKRITRWGRGSPLQDTENTGALTLLAFDFTPEKDCEFVDIWVCINADEEDIIESMIGEVLPGVVLFDVGEKIFGGFAFTPKELRPTFNIPIEWKNNFPTGREIIRFAAEHYSESYGEPDKKLIERRHIEYQIFLHIEEIHVLDIIRKGFGSVGEFISMANSVSNRRKSRAGKSLELHLEQLFIEHGLAQFSTQVKTEGNKKPDFLFPSELAYRDTRFPDNKLRMLAVKTTCKDRWRQILNEANRIKNIHLFTLQEGVSLAQFREMRQEGVTLVVPSSLHKKYPEEIRDNIMTLGEFIEELCELYAD; translated from the coding sequence ATGTCTGGATTGCATGAATGGTTACAGGAAAAATCAGATAATAATAACTTCTTTCTTATCAAGAGATTATCAGCGAACGATACTGGCGCCACAGGCGGACATCAGGTTGGTCTCTATATACCATCTAATGTGGTAGGGACTCTCTTTCCATCGATAAACCATACGAATGAACTTAATCCTTCAGTAATGTTAACAGCGCATGTCTCGTCGCATGTTTGTCCGGATAGCCAGGCAAGAGCAATTTACTATAACAGCCGCTATTTTGGTAAAACTAGAAATGAAAAGCGGATCACACGCTGGGGCCGAGGAAGCCCTCTTCAGGATACTGAAAACACAGGGGCACTTACACTATTGGCGTTTGATTTTACACCTGAGAAGGACTGTGAATTCGTTGACATATGGGTCTGTATCAATGCTGACGAAGAAGATATTATCGAGTCAATGATCGGAGAAGTCTTGCCTGGAGTAGTACTTTTCGATGTCGGAGAAAAAATTTTCGGGGGCTTTGCGTTTACACCTAAAGAATTAAGACCTACGTTTAACATCCCCATCGAATGGAAAAATAATTTTCCTACCGGACGTGAAATTATTCGTTTTGCAGCTGAACATTATTCCGAAAGTTATGGGGAACCTGATAAAAAACTTATCGAGCGCAGACATATTGAGTATCAAATATTTCTACACATAGAGGAAATTCACGTACTGGATATTATCCGTAAAGGATTTGGTTCTGTTGGTGAATTCATCTCAATGGCTAACTCTGTCAGTAACAGAAGAAAGTCTCGTGCGGGAAAATCTCTGGAATTACACCTTGAACAGCTGTTTATTGAACATGGCCTGGCACAATTTTCCACTCAGGTTAAAACGGAAGGAAATAAAAAACCTGATTTTCTTTTTCCATCAGAATTGGCATACCGTGATACTAGGTTTCCTGACAATAAACTCCGAATGCTGGCGGTTAAAACAACATGTAAAGATCGTTGGCGTCAGATTCTAAATGAAGCAAACAGGATAAAAAACATTCATCTTTTCACTCTCCAGGAAGGTGTGTCTCTTGCTCAGTTTAGGGAAATGCGGCAAGAAGGGGTAACTCTGGTTGTCCCTTCATCACTTCATAAAAAATATCCTGAAGAGATCAGGGATAACATTATGACGCTTGGCGAGTTTATCGAGGAACTTTGTGAACTTTATGCTGATTGA
- a CDS encoding TonB-dependent receptor: protein MYNVKNTSTPLRKTLLALAAGSLAQTAAAAATTPANTDAETDSKDTIVVQASETENFRSGGDALVPAYLDGQVANGGRLGMLGEQKALDVPFNVVGYTAKMVQDKQAKTIAELVHSDAGVQAVQGYGNVAETYRIRGFKLDGDDMTMSGLAGVVPRQVVDTQMLDRVEVFKGANSLVNGAATSAVGGMINLEPKRAEDTPTTRVGVDYTSSSQVGGSLDLGRRFGDDNQFGVRMNVVHREGEAAVDDDKRRTTLASLGLDYRGDRFRTSLDVGYQKKTFHGSEMGVNISGLDNIPAVPSNTRNYSQKWAYSDISNKFGMARTEYDLNDSWTTYVALGGQHANEMGTYSSPTLTSDNGDATASRLDTNNIVDNFSGMAGLRGKFDTGFVSQQVNVGYSALTKRTRTAWGMSFNNPTTNIYHHSDVAIPDNALWGGHYADPLTTSRSRMQGVLLSDTLGVLNDQLLFTAAGRHQKVVVRNYSNVTGEEEADSRFTESRWMPTYGVVYKPWEQLSLYANHTEGLQPGSIAPSTAANAGQSTGIIHSKQNEVGVKVDMGRVGGSMSLFEIKKPSAILDSVSNRYSVDGEQRNRGLELNVFGEPVLGVRLNASTVWLDPDLTKTANGANDGNDAIGVPRFYGVVGAEYDIKPVDGLTATAQLNHSGSQYANAENTKKLDSYTTLDLGLRYRTRVNNDQNEMVWRVALNNVTNEKYWSGVEDYGVYVFEGEPRTLKVSMSYDF from the coding sequence ATGTATAACGTCAAAAACACATCCACGCCTTTACGTAAAACGTTGCTGGCTCTGGCGGCAGGCTCGCTCGCTCAGACGGCTGCCGCAGCAGCAACGACGCCTGCCAATACTGATGCCGAGACCGATTCCAAAGATACGATTGTGGTGCAGGCGAGCGAGACGGAGAACTTCCGGTCCGGCGGCGATGCGCTGGTTCCCGCCTATCTGGATGGTCAGGTCGCCAACGGCGGGCGTCTGGGGATGCTCGGTGAACAAAAGGCCTTGGATGTGCCATTTAACGTGGTGGGTTACACCGCTAAAATGGTGCAGGACAAACAGGCGAAAACCATTGCCGAGCTGGTACACAGCGATGCAGGCGTGCAGGCGGTTCAGGGCTACGGCAACGTGGCGGAAACTTATCGGATTCGCGGTTTTAAGCTGGACGGCGACGACATGACGATGAGCGGTCTGGCGGGCGTGGTGCCGCGTCAGGTGGTGGATACCCAGATGCTCGACCGCGTGGAAGTCTTCAAAGGCGCTAATTCACTGGTGAACGGCGCGGCCACCAGCGCCGTCGGCGGCATGATCAACCTCGAACCCAAACGCGCGGAAGACACACCGACAACCCGCGTAGGCGTCGATTACACGTCGTCTTCGCAGGTAGGCGGCAGTCTGGATCTGGGCCGTCGTTTCGGCGACGACAATCAGTTTGGTGTACGCATGAACGTGGTTCACCGAGAAGGGGAAGCGGCCGTGGATGACGATAAACGTCGTACCACGCTGGCCTCTCTGGGGCTGGATTATCGCGGCGACCGCTTCCGAACGTCACTGGATGTGGGCTACCAGAAAAAAACGTTCCACGGCAGCGAAATGGGCGTCAACATCAGCGGCCTGGACAACATTCCCGCCGTACCGAGCAACACCCGCAACTATTCACAGAAGTGGGCTTATAGCGATATCTCTAACAAGTTCGGTATGGCTCGCACCGAATACGATCTTAACGATAGCTGGACGACCTACGTCGCGCTGGGCGGACAGCATGCCAATGAAATGGGCACCTACTCTTCGCCCACCTTGACCAGCGACAATGGCGATGCGACCGCCTCCCGCCTCGACACCAATAACATCGTCGATAATTTCAGCGGCATGGCCGGCTTGCGTGGCAAGTTTGATACGGGTTTCGTATCCCAACAGGTCAATGTCGGCTACTCTGCCCTGACTAAGCGTACCCGGACCGCCTGGGGCATGTCGTTCAATAACCCGACCACCAACATCTATCACCACAGCGACGTCGCCATACCGGACAACGCCCTTTGGGGCGGCCATTATGCGGATCCGCTGACCACCAGTCGTTCCCGCATGCAGGGCGTACTGCTGAGCGACACGCTCGGCGTGTTGAATGACCAACTGCTGTTCACCGCGGCCGGGCGTCATCAGAAAGTGGTGGTGCGTAACTACAGTAACGTGACCGGCGAGGAAGAGGCGGATTCTCGCTTTACCGAAAGCCGCTGGATGCCGACCTACGGCGTGGTTTACAAACCGTGGGAACAGCTGTCGCTGTACGCGAACCATACGGAAGGCCTGCAGCCGGGCAGCATCGCGCCGAGCACGGCGGCTAATGCGGGTCAAAGCACCGGCATCATCCATTCGAAGCAAAATGAAGTGGGCGTCAAGGTTGATATGGGGCGCGTAGGCGGCTCGATGTCGCTGTTTGAAATCAAGAAACCGTCGGCCATTCTAGATAGCGTCAGCAATCGCTACAGCGTCGACGGCGAGCAGCGCAACCGCGGGCTGGAGCTAAATGTCTTTGGCGAACCCGTATTGGGCGTGCGTCTGAACGCCAGCACCGTCTGGCTGGACCCTGACTTGACCAAAACCGCCAACGGCGCCAACGACGGCAACGACGCCATCGGCGTTCCGCGCTTTTACGGCGTGGTGGGCGCGGAATACGACATCAAACCGGTGGACGGTCTGACCGCGACGGCGCAGTTGAACCACTCGGGTTCACAGTACGCCAACGCGGAGAACACCAAAAAGCTCGACAGCTACACCACGTTGGATCTGGGTCTGCGCTACCGTACTCGCGTGAATAATGATCAGAACGAAATGGTCTGGCGCGTCGCGCTGAACAACGTGACCAATGAGAAGTATTGGTCTGGCGTCGAGGACTACGGCGTGTATGTCTTCGAAGGGGAACCCCGTACGCTCAAGGTGTCCATGAGCTACGACTTCTAA
- a CDS encoding FAD:protein FMN transferase: MTTSEDSSFSYAATLMGTRISLTLFSLNEDLVVQAFKRIKRLEDLLTVNRSPSEVMNINHAAGQHPVVVSPIVYQLIKRARQVSLLDNSHFNFTIGPVVKLWKIGFSGNSVPGAADIQQRLALTDPRHVILNDADRSVFLKQQGMEIDLGAIAKGYIADVIKGFLRQNGVKNALLNLGGNVQAMGRSLNDPQGRWSIGLKKPFAEQGELIGVIKAIDKSVVTSGTYERYFTLNGERYHHILDPKSGYPLNNELDSVTIVSDESIDGDIYTTLMYGMGVKAGIAYLQDFPGITAIFVTKEKQIILSPNPNYEFELLDERYSVVA, encoded by the coding sequence ATGACGACGTCTGAAGACAGCTCCTTTTCCTATGCCGCGACACTGATGGGCACGCGAATTTCCTTAACGCTTTTTTCTCTCAATGAGGATCTGGTTGTTCAGGCCTTCAAACGCATCAAACGCCTCGAAGATTTGCTTACGGTGAATCGCTCCCCGTCGGAAGTCATGAATATCAATCATGCGGCGGGTCAGCATCCGGTAGTGGTGAGCCCCATCGTCTATCAGCTGATTAAACGCGCCCGGCAGGTGAGCCTGCTGGACAATAGTCATTTCAATTTCACCATCGGGCCCGTCGTCAAACTGTGGAAAATCGGTTTTAGCGGCAATTCTGTGCCTGGCGCGGCGGACATTCAACAGCGGCTGGCGCTGACGGATCCGCGCCATGTGATCCTGAACGATGCAGATCGCTCCGTGTTCCTCAAGCAGCAAGGTATGGAGATCGATCTCGGCGCTATCGCCAAAGGTTATATCGCCGACGTCATCAAAGGCTTTCTGCGGCAAAACGGCGTTAAAAATGCATTATTGAATCTGGGCGGCAACGTGCAGGCGATGGGGCGATCGTTAAACGATCCTCAGGGGCGCTGGAGTATCGGCCTTAAAAAACCCTTCGCCGAGCAGGGCGAGTTGATCGGCGTGATAAAAGCAATCGATAAATCCGTCGTCACGTCCGGTACTTACGAGCGTTACTTCACCCTCAATGGCGAGCGATATCATCATATTTTGGATCCGAAATCGGGCTACCCGCTTAATAACGAATTGGACAGTGTCACCATCGTGTCGGACGAGTCCATTGATGGCGACATCTACACCACCCTGATGTATGGCATGGGGGTGAAAGCCGGGATCGCTTATCTCCAAGACTTCCCTGGTATTACCGCGATTTTCGTGACGAAAGAGAAACAGATCATTCTGTCGCCGAACCCCAATTACGAGTTCGAGCTACTCGATGAGCGCTATTCGGTCGTTGCGTGA
- a CDS encoding very short patch repair endonuclease, translating into MADVHNPSVRSKNMKAIRNHDTAIEIKLATILDNLGFEFRTQVKDLSGNPDFVIDQYRKIIFTHGCFWHRHECYLFKVPATRTEFWIEKIGRNVARDKNICEKLKNDGWHIMIIWECAIKGRHRLSVQELSERVEEWVCAGSDSVEIDTKGIHGRHI; encoded by the coding sequence ATGGCTGATGTTCATAACCCATCTGTTCGCAGCAAAAATATGAAAGCGATCCGTAATCATGACACAGCCATCGAGATTAAGCTGGCAACGATTCTTGATAATTTAGGATTTGAGTTTCGTACACAGGTGAAAGATTTGTCCGGAAATCCTGACTTTGTTATTGATCAATATAGAAAAATAATTTTTACTCATGGATGCTTCTGGCACCGGCATGAGTGTTATCTTTTCAAAGTTCCAGCGACACGCACCGAATTTTGGATAGAAAAAATTGGGCGGAATGTAGCACGGGATAAAAATATCTGCGAAAAGCTCAAAAATGATGGCTGGCACATAATGATCATCTGGGAATGTGCCATAAAAGGTCGACACAGACTTTCTGTTCAGGAGCTATCAGAAAGAGTTGAGGAGTGGGTTTGCGCAGGAAGCGATTCTGTGGAAATTGATACTAAAGGGATACACGGTAGACATATTTAG